The following proteins are co-located in the Pseudomonas synxantha genome:
- a CDS encoding Dyp-type peroxidase, with protein sequence MSQYQPGILAAPVPLQARHLFFALDSLQAVPAALDALVQWTDAASVVGFGEPLVKALGAEIEGLRTFPVVSGPGAHNPSTQQALWVWLHGVDRGELLLRSRTLEKALAPAFRLVQSTEGFRYKTGFDLTDYEDGTENPHDDAAVTAALTDSGASFAAIQQWQHDLDGFAALPAQERDHIIGRRHGDNEELDDAPESAHTKRTAQESFTPEAFVVRRSMPWAENGQAGLMFLAFGHSFDAFEAQLRRMSGLEDGIVDGLYRISKPLTGGYYWCPPVREGRLDLSLVF encoded by the coding sequence ATGAGTCAGTACCAGCCGGGCATTCTTGCCGCCCCGGTGCCTTTGCAGGCCCGCCATCTGTTTTTTGCCCTCGATTCCCTGCAAGCCGTGCCTGCTGCCCTGGACGCACTGGTGCAGTGGACGGATGCGGCGTCCGTGGTCGGTTTCGGTGAGCCGCTGGTAAAGGCCCTGGGCGCTGAGATTGAAGGCTTGCGTACATTCCCCGTGGTCAGCGGCCCCGGTGCACACAACCCGTCGACCCAGCAGGCGTTGTGGGTATGGTTGCACGGAGTGGATCGCGGCGAGTTGCTGCTGCGCAGCCGCACACTTGAAAAAGCCCTGGCCCCGGCTTTTCGCCTGGTGCAATCGACCGAAGGCTTCCGCTACAAGACCGGTTTTGACCTGACCGACTACGAAGACGGCACCGAAAACCCCCACGACGATGCCGCCGTGACAGCCGCCTTGACCGATAGCGGCGCCAGCTTCGCCGCGATCCAGCAATGGCAGCACGACCTCGACGGTTTCGCCGCATTGCCGGCCCAGGAGCGTGACCACATCATCGGCCGCCGCCATGGCGACAACGAAGAGCTGGATGACGCCCCCGAGTCCGCCCATACCAAGCGCACGGCCCAGGAAAGTTTCACCCCGGAGGCCTTCGTGGTGCGCCGTTCCATGCCCTGGGCCGAGAACGGCCAGGCGGGGTTGATGTTCCTTGCTTTCGGGCATTCCTTCGATGCATTCGAGGCGCAGCTTCGACGCATGAGCGGGTTGGAGGATGGGATTGTCGATGGTCTGTATCGCATCAGTAAGCCACTAACCGGTGGTTACTACTGGTGCCCGCCGGTCAGGGAAGGGCGCCTGGACCTGAGTTTGGTTTTTTAA
- a CDS encoding NADP-dependent glyceraldehyde-3-phosphate dehydrogenase, with protein sequence MTTSNLLAQLFPTSVAQIPEQFRLAAPIEQRDYLVDGQLRVWDGPLARVQSPVQLGDERVHIGSTPLLDADTALTALDAAVRAYDRGQGEWPTMRVAERIQHVEAFLRRMREQRDAVVKLLMWEIGKNLKDSQKEFDRTCDYITDTINALKELDRRSSRFELEQDTLGQIRRVPLGVALCMGPYNYPLNETFTTLIPALIMGNTVVFKPAKLGVLLIRPLLEAFRDSFPAGVINVIYGSGRETVSALMASGKIDIFAFIGTNKAASDLKKLHPKPHRLRAALGLDAKNPGIVLPEVDLDNAVSEAVTGSLSFNGQRCTALKILFVHADVVDSFIEKFNAKLATLKPGMPWDDGVALTPLPEVGKVDYLNELVADAARHGAKVVNAEGGSSRGSFFYPAVLYPVNPQMRVYHEEQFGPVVPIVPYRDLETVIDYVLDSDFGQQLSLFGTDPVQVGRLVDTFANQVGRININAQCQRGPDTFPFNGRKNSAEGTLSVHDALRVFSIRTLVATKFQESNKALVSEILRNRDSSFLTTDYIF encoded by the coding sequence ATGACCACCAGCAACCTGCTTGCCCAACTGTTTCCCACGTCCGTTGCCCAGATTCCCGAGCAATTTCGCCTGGCGGCGCCCATTGAGCAGCGTGATTACCTGGTCGATGGCCAACTGCGGGTGTGGGACGGCCCGCTCGCCCGCGTGCAAAGCCCCGTGCAACTGGGCGATGAACGCGTGCATATCGGCAGCACGCCGCTGCTGGATGCCGATACCGCCCTCACCGCCCTGGATGCCGCCGTGCGCGCCTATGACCGTGGCCAGGGTGAATGGCCGACGATGCGCGTGGCAGAGCGCATCCAGCATGTCGAAGCCTTCTTGCGGCGCATGCGCGAACAGCGCGACGCGGTAGTCAAGCTGCTGATGTGGGAAATCGGCAAGAACCTCAAGGACTCGCAGAAAGAATTCGACCGTACCTGCGACTACATCACCGACACCATCAATGCCCTCAAGGAACTCGACCGCCGCAGCAGCCGTTTCGAGCTTGAACAGGACACCCTCGGGCAAATCCGTCGCGTGCCCCTGGGCGTGGCGTTGTGCATGGGGCCTTACAACTACCCGCTGAACGAGACCTTCACCACACTGATCCCGGCGCTGATCATGGGCAACACCGTGGTGTTCAAACCGGCCAAGCTCGGCGTGTTGCTGATCCGCCCCTTGCTGGAGGCCTTCCGCGACAGCTTCCCGGCCGGGGTGATCAACGTGATCTACGGCAGCGGCCGCGAAACCGTGAGCGCGCTGATGGCCAGCGGCAAGATCGATATCTTTGCGTTTATCGGCACCAACAAGGCCGCCAGCGATTTGAAAAAGCTGCACCCCAAACCGCATCGTTTGCGTGCTGCGCTGGGGCTGGATGCAAAAAACCCGGGGATCGTGCTGCCCGAAGTGGACCTGGACAACGCGGTGAGTGAAGCAGTCACCGGCTCGCTGTCGTTCAACGGCCAGCGTTGCACCGCGCTGAAAATTTTGTTTGTGCACGCGGATGTGGTCGACAGTTTTATCGAGAAGTTCAATGCCAAGCTGGCCACCCTCAAGCCCGGCATGCCTTGGGACGATGGCGTAGCGCTGACACCGCTGCCGGAAGTGGGCAAGGTGGATTACCTCAACGAACTGGTGGCCGATGCGGCCCGGCACGGCGCCAAGGTCGTCAATGCCGAAGGTGGCAGCAGCCGTGGTTCGTTCTTCTATCCGGCGGTGCTGTACCCGGTGAACCCGCAGATGCGCGTGTACCACGAAGAGCAATTCGGCCCAGTGGTGCCTATCGTGCCCTACCGTGACCTGGAGACCGTGATCGACTACGTGCTGGACTCGGATTTCGGCCAGCAGTTGAGCCTCTTCGGCACCGACCCTGTGCAAGTCGGGCGCCTGGTGGACACCTTCGCCAACCAGGTCGGCCGCATCAATATCAACGCCCAGTGCCAACGCGGGCCGGATACCTTCCCGTTCAATGGGCGCAAGAACTCGGCCGAGGGCACGCTGTCGGTACATGACGCCCTGCGCGTGTTCTCGATCCGCACCCTGGTGGCGACCAAGTTCCAGGAGAGCAACAAGGCGTTGGTCAGCGAGATCCTGCGTAACCGTGACTCGAGCTTCCTGACCACTGATTACATTTTCTAA
- a CDS encoding arylamine N-acetyltransferase family protein, translated as MPELTHRALYLKRLGYDSPPPPTLQTLHDLQLRHVCAFAFENLSTLMNAPVPIDLPSVEHKVLHQGRGGYCYELNQLFLALLQELGFEARGITGRVVIGGPADAHTGRTHRLSLVTLEGVRYITDVGFGGMVPSSPLQLDTDAPQATAHEPYRLTFNQGSYTLWAQVGEEWRGLYVFDLQVQADIDYEIGNWYVSTHPGSPFVGQLKAALLAPGKRHTLANARYALHYLDRPSVKRTLQTADELLGLLRDTFGIRLPDQPQLREAVERLICMNPEEY; from the coding sequence ATGCCTGAACTCACTCACCGTGCTCTCTATTTGAAACGCCTGGGCTACGATTCGCCGCCACCGCCCACCCTGCAAACCCTGCATGACTTGCAACTGCGCCATGTGTGCGCCTTTGCCTTTGAAAACCTGTCGACGCTGATGAACGCGCCGGTGCCGATCGACCTGCCCAGCGTCGAGCACAAGGTGCTGCACCAGGGGCGCGGGGGTTATTGCTACGAGTTGAACCAGTTGTTCCTGGCCCTGCTGCAGGAACTGGGCTTCGAAGCCCGCGGCATCACAGGACGCGTGGTGATCGGTGGGCCGGCGGACGCCCACACCGGGCGCACCCACCGCCTGAGCCTGGTGACGCTTGAAGGGGTGCGCTACATCACCGACGTCGGCTTCGGCGGCATGGTGCCCAGCAGTCCGTTGCAACTGGACACCGACGCGCCCCAGGCCACTGCCCACGAGCCCTATCGCCTGACCTTCAATCAGGGCAGCTACACGCTCTGGGCCCAAGTCGGCGAAGAGTGGCGCGGCCTGTATGTGTTCGACCTGCAAGTCCAGGCAGACATCGACTACGAAATCGGCAACTGGTACGTCTCCACGCACCCTGGGTCGCCGTTCGTGGGGCAGTTGAAAGCCGCGCTGCTTGCTCCCGGTAAACGTCATACCTTGGCCAACGCCCGTTATGCGCTTCATTACCTGGATCGACCCAGTGTAAAGCGCACGCTCCAGACCGCCGATGAATTGCTGGGGCTATTGCGCGACACCTTCGGCATTCGGCTGCCGGATCAGCCTCAACTTCGCGAAGCCGTGGAACGCCTAATCTGTATGAATCCTGAAGAATATTGA
- the nuoM gene encoding NADH-quinone oxidoreductase subunit M, giving the protein MILPWLILIPFIGGLLCWMGERFGATLPRWIALLTMSLELALGLWLWAHGDYSFAPAPGVDPTFALEFKHVWIQRFGINVHLALDGLSLLMILLTGLLGILSVLCSWKEIQRHVGFFHLNLMWILGGVVGVFLALDLFMFFFFWEMMLVPMYFLIALWGHSSSDGKKTRIYAATKFFIFTQASGLIMLVAILGLVLVNFNNTGVITFNYADLLKTKMSLTTEYILMLGFFIAFAVKLPVVPFHSWLPDAHAQAPTAGSVDLAGILLKTAAYGLLRFALPLFPNASAEFAPIAMTLGLIGIFYGAFLAFAQTDIKRLIAFSSVSHMGFVLIGIYSGSQLALQGAVIQMLAHGVSAAALFILSGQLYERLHTRDMREMGGVWSRIAYLPAISLFFAAASLGLPGTGNFIGEFLILMGAFVQTPWISAIATSGLVFGSVYSLIMIHRAYFGPAKSDTVLHGMDARELIMVLGLAVLLIFIGVYPQPFLDTSAATMHGVQQWFGTAFSQLASAR; this is encoded by the coding sequence ATGATTCTGCCCTGGCTAATCCTGATCCCCTTTATCGGCGGCCTGCTCTGCTGGATGGGTGAACGCTTCGGCGCCACCCTCCCCCGCTGGATTGCGTTGCTGACCATGTCCCTGGAACTCGCACTCGGCCTCTGGCTGTGGGCCCATGGCGACTATTCATTTGCTCCGGCACCGGGTGTCGATCCGACTTTCGCGCTTGAATTCAAGCACGTGTGGATCCAGCGCTTTGGCATCAACGTGCACCTGGCCCTCGACGGCCTGTCGCTGTTGATGATCCTGCTGACCGGCCTGCTGGGTATCCTCTCGGTACTCTGCTCCTGGAAAGAGATCCAGCGTCACGTGGGCTTCTTCCACCTGAACCTGATGTGGATCCTGGGCGGCGTTGTCGGCGTGTTTCTGGCGCTGGACCTGTTCATGTTCTTCTTCTTCTGGGAAATGATGCTGGTGCCGATGTACTTCCTCATCGCGCTCTGGGGTCACAGTTCTTCGGACGGCAAGAAAACCCGGATCTACGCGGCGACCAAGTTCTTCATCTTCACCCAGGCGTCCGGCCTGATCATGTTGGTGGCGATCCTGGGCCTGGTGCTGGTCAACTTCAACAATACTGGCGTGATTACCTTCAACTACGCCGACCTGTTGAAGACCAAGATGTCGCTGACCACCGAGTACATCCTGATGCTCGGCTTCTTCATCGCCTTCGCGGTGAAGCTGCCGGTGGTGCCGTTCCACTCCTGGTTGCCTGACGCCCACGCCCAGGCGCCGACTGCCGGCTCCGTGGACCTGGCTGGTATCCTGCTGAAGACGGCGGCCTACGGCCTGTTGCGTTTCGCCCTGCCGCTGTTCCCGAATGCCTCGGCCGAGTTTGCGCCGATCGCCATGACCCTGGGTCTGATCGGGATCTTCTACGGTGCGTTCCTGGCCTTCGCGCAAACCGACATCAAGCGTCTGATTGCCTTCTCGTCCGTTTCCCACATGGGCTTCGTACTGATCGGCATCTACTCCGGCAGCCAGCTGGCGCTGCAAGGCGCGGTGATCCAGATGTTGGCCCACGGTGTTTCGGCGGCTGCCCTGTTTATCCTCAGTGGTCAGCTGTACGAACGCCTGCACACCCGTGACATGCGTGAGATGGGTGGCGTGTGGTCGCGCATCGCATACCTGCCGGCGATCAGCCTGTTCTTCGCCGCGGCGTCCCTGGGCTTGCCGGGTACCGGTAACTTCATCGGCGAGTTCCTGATCCTGATGGGGGCCTTCGTGCAGACGCCATGGATCAGCGCCATCGCCACGTCCGGCCTGGTGTTCGGTTCGGTCTACTCGCTGATCATGATCCACCGCGCGTATTTCGGCCCGGCCAAGTCGGACACCGTGCTGCACGGTATGGATGCCCGCGAACTGATCATGGTGCTCGGCCTTGCGGTATTGCTGATCTTCATCGGCGTATACCCGCAGCCGTTCCTGGACACTTCTGCCGCAACGATGCATGGCGTGCAGCAGTGGTTCGGCACCGCCTTCTCTCAACTCGCTTCGGCCCGGTAA
- a CDS encoding DUF6021 family protein translates to MNKRTDGPHSNEHASGKDELGFDPDSPDVADPQVDPIGPAIAPLDKDKKAKEEAKKKPPYDPLGDLKK, encoded by the coding sequence ATGAACAAGCGTACCGATGGCCCCCACTCCAATGAACATGCCAGCGGCAAGGATGAGCTGGGCTTTGACCCGGACTCGCCGGATGTGGCAGACCCGCAGGTCGATCCGATAGGCCCGGCCATCGCGCCGTTGGACAAAGACAAAAAGGCTAAGGAAGAGGCGAAAAAAAAGCCGCCCTACGATCCGTTGGGCGACTTGAAAAAGTGA
- the nuoN gene encoding NADH-quinone oxidoreductase subunit NuoN produces the protein MEFTIQHFIALAPLLITSLTIVVVMLAIAWRRNHSQTFLLSCAGLNLALLSIIPALKVAPLAVTPLMMVDDFALLYIALILVATLACVTLAHAYLGEGGTGYPGNKEELYLLILLAAAGGIVLVSAQHLAGLFIGLELLSIPTYGLVAYAFFNKRSLEAGIKYMVLSAAGSAFLLFGMALLYAEAGSLSFTGIGHALAATNSPAPIAQLGLAMMLIGLAFKLSLVPFHLWTPDVYEGAPAPVAAFLATASKVAVFAVMVRLFQISPAANTGVLSNVLTVIAIASILFGNLLALTQNNLKRLLGYSSIAHFGYLLIALVASKGLAVEAIGVYLVTYVITSLGAFGVITLMSSPYKGRDADALYEYRGLFWRRPYLTAVLTVMMLSLAGIPLTAGFIGKFYIVATGVEAHEWWLVASLVLGSAIGVFYYLRVMVTLYLIEPNLRRVDAELHWEQKAGGVMLLAIALLAFFLGVYPQPLLTLVQHAVLGV, from the coding sequence ATGGAATTCACGATCCAACACTTTATCGCGCTTGCGCCGCTGCTGATCACCAGCCTCACCATTGTGGTGGTGATGCTGGCGATCGCCTGGCGCCGCAATCACTCGCAAACGTTCCTGCTGTCCTGTGCCGGTTTGAACCTGGCCCTGCTGTCGATCATTCCGGCCCTCAAGGTCGCGCCATTGGCGGTGACCCCGCTGATGATGGTCGATGACTTCGCGCTGCTGTACATCGCCCTGATCCTGGTGGCGACCCTGGCGTGCGTGACCCTCGCCCACGCCTACCTCGGCGAAGGCGGCACCGGTTACCCAGGTAACAAGGAAGAGTTGTACCTGCTGATCCTGCTGGCTGCGGCCGGCGGTATCGTGCTGGTCAGTGCGCAGCACCTGGCCGGCTTGTTCATCGGCCTGGAACTGCTGTCGATCCCGACCTACGGCCTGGTGGCCTACGCCTTCTTCAACAAGCGCTCCCTGGAAGCCGGCATCAAGTACATGGTGCTGTCGGCCGCCGGTTCCGCGTTCCTGTTGTTCGGTATGGCCCTGCTCTACGCCGAAGCCGGCAGCCTGAGCTTCACCGGTATCGGCCACGCCCTGGCCGCCACCAACAGCCCGGCGCCGATTGCCCAGCTGGGCCTGGCGATGATGCTGATCGGCCTGGCGTTCAAGCTCTCCCTGGTACCCTTCCACCTGTGGACCCCGGACGTGTACGAAGGCGCCCCGGCGCCAGTGGCTGCGTTCCTGGCGACTGCGTCGAAGGTAGCGGTATTTGCGGTAATGGTGCGTCTGTTCCAGATCTCGCCTGCTGCCAACACTGGGGTGCTGAGCAACGTGCTGACCGTGATCGCCATTGCGTCGATCCTGTTCGGTAACCTGCTGGCGCTGACCCAGAACAACCTCAAGCGTCTGCTGGGTTACTCGTCCATCGCCCACTTCGGCTACCTGCTGATCGCCCTGGTGGCGAGCAAGGGCCTGGCCGTGGAAGCCATTGGCGTGTACCTGGTCACCTACGTGATCACCAGCCTTGGCGCCTTCGGTGTGATCACGCTGATGTCCTCGCCTTACAAAGGCCGTGACGCCGACGCCCTGTACGAATACCGCGGCCTGTTCTGGCGCCGTCCGTACCTGACTGCCGTGCTGACCGTAATGATGCTGTCCCTGGCTGGTATCCCGCTGACTGCGGGCTTTATCGGCAAGTTCTACATTGTCGCCACGGGTGTCGAAGCCCACGAGTGGTGGTTGGTAGCATCGCTGGTGCTGGGCAGCGCCATCGGCGTGTTCTACTACCTGCGCGTGATGGTCACCCTGTACCTGATCGAGCCCAACCTGCGCCGTGTGGATGCCGAGTTGCATTGGGAACAGAAGGCAGGCGGCGTGATGCTGCTGGCCATCGCCCTGCTCGCGTTCTTCCTGGGCGTGTACCCACAACCGTTGCTCACCTTGGTGCAGCATGCGGTGCTGGGGGTTTGA
- a CDS encoding outer membrane beta-barrel protein yields MSKLFGKFLKHSSLLALVAAPGVVFAAPSTDPISTFGILGSYNDFKLEGGSQSDKDHMPEAGLFYNFGNKLTAESGFIYQAGIEAKYGEKSDNKLKEGQADLDLGWRAALDARNFVDVIVGGGYTWTRYEPDTNGYDMKLTNKSPFAKAALGYNHQFDDMTLRVEAGARHTIDGRAKLKVDGVGSDSVDLKDRTNPYAEVSLLMNQKGDLPVMAGLYYTRTEYKLDDDSYVADNTKLKRDEYGFKVGIAF; encoded by the coding sequence ATGTCCAAACTATTCGGAAAATTCCTCAAGCATTCCTCGCTGCTGGCTCTGGTGGCTGCGCCTGGCGTGGTATTCGCGGCACCGTCCACCGACCCGATTTCTACCTTCGGGATCCTCGGCAGCTACAACGACTTCAAACTCGAAGGCGGTAGCCAAAGCGACAAAGACCACATGCCTGAAGCCGGCCTGTTCTATAACTTCGGCAACAAGCTCACTGCCGAGTCCGGTTTCATCTACCAGGCTGGTATCGAAGCCAAGTACGGCGAAAAGAGCGATAACAAGCTCAAGGAAGGGCAGGCCGACCTCGACCTCGGCTGGCGTGCCGCGCTGGATGCGCGCAACTTTGTCGACGTGATCGTGGGCGGTGGCTACACCTGGACCCGCTATGAGCCGGACACCAATGGCTACGACATGAAACTGACCAACAAGTCGCCGTTTGCCAAGGCTGCGCTGGGCTACAACCACCAGTTCGATGACATGACCCTGCGCGTTGAAGCCGGCGCCCGTCACACCATCGATGGCCGTGCCAAACTCAAGGTAGACGGCGTTGGCAGCGACAGCGTGGATCTCAAGGATCGCACCAACCCCTACGCCGAAGTCAGCCTGCTGATGAACCAGAAGGGTGATCTGCCGGTGATGGCGGGCCTGTACTACACCCGTACCGAGTACAAGCTCGACGACGACTCCTATGTGGCCGATAACACCAAGCTCAAGCGTGATGAGTACGGCTTCAAGGTCGGTATCGCATTCTGA
- a CDS encoding DUF6555 family protein, with protein sequence MSTAKIYTIHYQLHGKPKSFVVRAEVMNNAEAWHWAAVDADIAHVSRIGRVGHEQVKKTTRPWAEKYGITDVSWTPPK encoded by the coding sequence ATGAGTACCGCAAAAATCTACACCATCCACTATCAGCTACACGGTAAACCCAAGTCTTTCGTGGTGCGCGCCGAAGTGATGAACAACGCCGAGGCCTGGCATTGGGCGGCCGTTGATGCCGACATTGCCCATGTCAGTCGCATCGGCCGCGTGGGTCACGAGCAGGTGAAAAAAACTACCCGGCCCTGGGCGGAAAAGTATGGCATCACTGACGTCAGTTGGACCCCGCCCAAATAA
- a CDS encoding MFS transporter, whose translation MPSLTQRTADSTSRRAALTLGFCLPSDVLLYLLLPMESEAFGITLAQAGVLLAANRLVRIFGYRHVLNFYARNGDRLTCMIAAGAAALCALGNSVLSGFAALLGLRLVWGLCFAALNLSTQVLATSEPEGAARRAGRSRALIAFGPMLALPLGGLLTLWAGPRPIFLILAGCCLVGLWLARGLPTGGHDLHSAPGRRFKWPDSVALWSFIEGVALDGLFIFGLSLQAQKIMGGDAVLIAGGLMGLRYLSELLLSPLGGRAAQRFGATSMLLLFSFLSALALAAFGSHWVIVGAAAVLVLRALQLPLVTTLVAERNPGAMRVSALASNAVWRDIGAGLGPLLAGLLLPVAAAPWVFGLAGAAIAVSALFCWRAKVAH comes from the coding sequence ATGCCCAGCCTCACTCAACGCACTGCCGATAGCACCTCGCGCCGCGCCGCCTTGACCCTGGGGTTTTGCCTGCCCAGCGATGTGTTGCTCTATCTGTTGCTGCCAATGGAGTCCGAGGCGTTCGGCATCACCCTGGCCCAGGCCGGCGTGCTGTTGGCCGCCAACCGCCTGGTACGGATCTTCGGCTACCGGCATGTACTGAATTTCTATGCGCGTAACGGCGACCGCCTGACCTGCATGATCGCCGCCGGTGCCGCAGCGCTGTGCGCGCTGGGCAATTCGGTGCTGTCCGGGTTCGCCGCGCTGCTGGGCTTGCGGCTGGTCTGGGGCCTATGTTTTGCCGCGTTGAACCTCTCGACCCAAGTACTGGCGACCTCCGAGCCGGAGGGCGCGGCCCGCAGGGCGGGGCGTTCGCGGGCGTTGATCGCCTTCGGGCCCATGCTGGCCTTGCCCCTGGGCGGGCTATTGACGTTATGGGCAGGGCCGCGCCCGATCTTCCTGATTCTCGCCGGTTGCTGCCTGGTGGGGCTGTGGCTCGCCCGCGGCTTGCCCACTGGCGGCCATGATTTGCATAGCGCCCCGGGGCGCCGCTTCAAGTGGCCGGACAGTGTGGCGCTGTGGTCGTTTATCGAAGGCGTGGCGCTGGATGGCTTGTTTATCTTTGGCCTGTCGCTCCAGGCACAGAAAATCATGGGCGGTGATGCGGTGCTGATCGCCGGTGGCTTGATGGGGCTGCGCTACCTGTCGGAATTGCTGTTGAGCCCGTTGGGCGGGCGTGCGGCCCAGCGCTTCGGGGCCACGTCGATGTTACTGCTGTTTTCGTTCTTGAGCGCCCTGGCCCTGGCCGCGTTCGGCAGTCATTGGGTGATCGTCGGCGCGGCGGCGGTGCTGGTGCTGCGTGCCCTGCAACTGCCACTGGTGACCACGCTGGTGGCCGAGCGCAACCCGGGTGCCATGCGCGTATCGGCATTGGCGTCCAACGCCGTATGGCGCGATATCGGCGCCGGCCTCGGGCCGCTGCTGGCGGGCCTGTTGCTGCCGGTGGCCGCTGCGCCCTGGGTGTTTGGCCTGGCAGGCGCAGCAATTGCCGTGAGCGCGCTGTTCTGCTGGCGGGCCAAGGTCGCCCACTGA
- a CDS encoding DUF3087 family protein — MFELKPCDPVTYRQQTRRSTLIVAVLFLALAMLLSSLAVMLFGEPGGDNFRFNVGGVFAGVLITVALVRGPFWTQPWLAPAVYGWQLKRSLMSVTNVMHKVTERVQANDPAAIKLLRFYHLGLTQMHELDANSSAQAQLVGEIEAHKAKMEALGIDTDQTRLDPTWLQSLKSA; from the coding sequence ATGTTCGAGCTCAAACCCTGCGACCCCGTCACCTACCGTCAACAGACCCGCCGCAGCACGCTGATCGTCGCCGTGCTGTTCCTGGCCCTGGCCATGTTGCTGTCGAGCCTGGCGGTGATGCTGTTCGGTGAGCCCGGTGGCGACAACTTTCGCTTCAATGTCGGCGGCGTATTTGCCGGGGTGTTGATCACTGTCGCGCTGGTGCGTGGCCCGTTCTGGACCCAGCCCTGGCTGGCGCCGGCTGTATACGGTTGGCAACTCAAACGCAGCCTGATGAGTGTGACCAATGTAATGCACAAGGTCACCGAGCGGGTTCAGGCCAACGACCCGGCGGCCATCAAGTTATTGCGCTTCTATCACTTGGGGCTGACGCAGATGCATGAGCTGGACGCCAACTCCAGCGCCCAGGCGCAACTGGTCGGCGAGATCGAGGCTCATAAGGCAAAGATGGAGGCTCTGGGGATCGATACCGACCAAACCCGACTCGATCCCACATGGCTGCAAAGCCTGAAAAGCGCCTAA
- a CDS encoding helix-turn-helix domain-containing protein, translating into MKRDIFSELVEGFDALADERQGKITLRNHKVHLNKLAPLTADEVIAVRQQLNLSRSVFAMYLRTNTRTLENWEQGRAKPNAQAVTLIRLVARFPETVAQLAALG; encoded by the coding sequence ATGAAACGTGACATCTTTTCCGAACTGGTCGAAGGCTTCGACGCCCTGGCCGATGAGCGCCAGGGTAAAATCACCCTGCGCAACCACAAGGTCCACCTCAACAAGCTGGCGCCGCTCACCGCTGATGAGGTGATCGCCGTGCGCCAGCAACTCAACCTTTCCCGGTCGGTATTCGCCATGTACCTGCGTACCAACACCCGCACCCTGGAGAACTGGGAACAAGGCCGGGCCAAGCCCAACGCCCAGGCCGTCACCCTGATCCGTCTGGTAGCGCGTTTTCCTGAAACCGTGGCTCAACTTGCCGCATTGGGCTGA